attttatttttagtctttaaagcATTTTAAATAATACTCTGAATTGATGAAAAATCATTATCTAaagaattataagaaaaaaaataaacataatttataagaattaaaaataattttttttacaaaaacaaaaaacaaaaaaattataaatttcaaggattaaaaaactttaagccttaaaaatatttaataaatatttttaattaatttattagtttttttggtACAAAGTTAAATGTAAGAAATGAAGAGCTTTAAATATATGATGATTAAATATGCATGAATGATTAGTAACATAATCCAACTCCAAAGATTAAAACTTATATCAATCCTCCATGTTTCATTATAAGTTTTTATAGAATTTTACTAATCAACATGTTTAGgatattaattatcaaattttaaaaaatatttattaaaataaaaaacataaaaataacataaattttaacatcccaataaatattttttgggatCTTAATTGCTTAACTAGTGCCCAAAGTTCATCTTCCATGTTTATATTGTATTGTAGTGTCCTTGACCAACCAAAACGTGACGTGAAAAAATGGTAGAAGAACAGCGCCGCAAAAAGTCAGAAGAGCGCAACGCAACGCAACGCGAAGAATGGGAGGTTGGAGGCGGAAGCAGATCATGTTATGACTCGTCGCAAgtaaaaatagggaaagaaagcCATGGTGGCGGCGCTTAGTTATAGAACCTTGTCCTTGGTGTCAATGAACACTACTCTGGGGTTGGTGATTTTTAAGAGATCTTCCAACTCTTTCATGGATGAGTTAAATGTGGTGCCAGAAAGCAGGTTagtggacatccttcgcatggttttaaattgcggtCATGATGTGATTATGGAGTGTCATAATACCTTCACGTTGCGGaccgcaatttaaaaccatgatcCTTCGTAAGAATTGCATGTTATGCATCTTTTTTATAGCCTTCTTGCAGGTTTATATCATGGTTTCTCTTAATAAATTGTTTGGTGTATTGGGTCATAAAATAATGTTGTATATTAGATAAAAAAGGATGTGTCatttattctttcttcttctactataTAATGGTGAGGAAGAGCATGTAACTCCATAAGGTTTGATTGTGTTTGTAAGTTGTTAGAATTTGAGTTTAGACTTAATCctaaatctaaatccaaaaGCTAGCTTTTGATGAAGTTTACTTCCCACTTATATAAACTAGTTTAGCCATATCGGTCAATATGAGATATCCAACCATCACTTTTGTATATCTGTGAAATTTACAGAATTAGACAGCTGCACGGGATTCAATAACAACCTAATAGCAAGTGATCTTATAGGCCCAACAACAAGTCAACAACTACTAGGATAGACCTTGatagtatattaaaatttggATGAGTTTAACTTAATCCCCAAAGTTAATTCATGGGGTATTGGTTGCTCTCGACTCACATATACTATTTTGACTATATTACTAGTTAATGTGAAATCTCCAACATAAGCCTCCCCCTtcaaataatggtttgaagttTCAATCTTACTCTTTTGCTGAATTAAAAATCTTTGATGAATTCTGAGTTTTGGAGAGTGGAAATAGTTCTAAATAGAAATTTAGGAAAATTGTGCATATGGTCAGTGGTTATGTTTTCTGTCATATTGATAGTTTTGTGTTGTTTAGTTTGTTGGAAATAGTCAATGCCCATTCTTGCATTATTCATGCTGTTAAACTTTCTATTccgtatttttcttttttctttttgaaattagGGAGGCCATTGGTGGCGGCCTGTATAAGTTGCATCATACCCTGCCTCTTAATGTTTCTGAGTACATTTTACAAGCTCTGAAGCCAAGGTAACCAAGTGTTAATTTGATTGTGAGTTCATATGATAAGTACTTGATTCTCTttcttgtgtgtgtgtatgtgtttgtTTGGAAATATGGTATGCTTTCAGTTGTAATTTATCTATAGTTAGTAACTTAGTATGCCGGACTTGAGTGCTCCTGGGAAAAGTTATACTTCTTGCCCTTGCCTTGAGGTAAAATAATATTGGTTCTATGATGGGTCATCCAGGCTCAAACACAATTCCTGCATGTATACTCCCCCAAGACAACTAAGGAGTAAGGAGGGAAGAGAGGAAAGTAATTAGCAGGGAAAATAACAGTAGGATGACCCGTACAGAAAGAGAAATAACTAGTTTTTATAGGGAGGGGGGATTTGTTGTATTTGAGGGAGGGGGATCATATGTTGGGGGGagtgagtttttcttttctgaaaTTGGAGGCTTTGTGCCTCGGATTAGGAGGAGACATCTCTATAGCTTGGAGTTGAAGCTCATGATCATGATCTTACAACCTCCTATTGATTTGATTGGAACAGATCTCTAATTCTCTATTATCTTAGGTTTTGAAACAGATGCTATCTAATCCATCAATGAAACATATTTCCCTTGGTTTGTTATGAAGATGCATGTGTGCCTCAGAGGATGTGGTAAACCATTGCGCTGTAGAGTTTAGGTGTTGCACATCTgcttcaaatgtttttttttgggtatttgATCCCCCCTCCCAAATAAACCCCAAAAAATGTTTGTTTGGTTGGCCTTCCTTTTGTCGTTTTAGTCTACGtgctttagtttctttttctattaGTACTTTTTATACTGCATCTTGCAAATATAAGCTACTTCCACAGTTGCATGTTGAtactttagtttctttttagcaatattttttttatactgcaTCGCGTGAATGCAAGCAACTTGCGCGGTTGCatgttaatatttgatttttttctatccaattattgtgaaagatatatattttggtTTAGTGGgagaatgatttttaaaattacgtTTGATTATTTGGTCTAGTGCATGAGAGCTGATTCAGTTTATACATTCATATTGAATGTATAGACTATTGATATATGTCCACACATGATATAGCTTTTTCTTTTAAGTATTGGTCAATCTGGATGGTGCTTAAATGTTGAGTTTTCTTACTTTTACTACTTGATGCCTTACTTTCCATGATAATAGTGAAAGTAGGTAGAATTTAGTGATAGAGAACAAATGGAATAAAGTGAAGGAGTAAATCCTCTTTTGGCATGTCTCTTCCCATTCTTTGCAGGATTATTTTTAGTGCTCACAGTTATGTATTTTCTGATCATGTTCATTAGGACAGAACTCCTGAGATTACTGTATCAGCAATGTCATGCAATGCAAGAGATGACCCTGGATTTGTGTTTGCCACTTCTGGAAGAGCAGTGAGCATAAACTATTGTTCTTTAGTTAGGGAATCTCATATTCTTATAGTCTATGTttctattatgtttttgttttgtttggtaTGTTTAAAAAGATAGCAGGGAAGATCTCCTCAAatgaacaaacaaacaaaaagggcACTGGGAAGATTAAcagagaaaaataataggatagtTGGGAAGCTAAATTCCACATTATTTTCACTATCATTATTGACCCCaccaatttttaaattgaagagAAGTTTTACTGTGATAAACCTAGTTCCATCTCAAGATAGATGACAGAGAGGGGAACATAGCTCACTATACTCCTGTATAACAAATTTTAGTTCTAATTCTTGGGAgtgagataattttttaacacaCTCATTCTAACATGGTACCTTCTTCATTTTGGGGCAAGTGTattctaataatttatattaaattaaattaatatattcttcattcaaatgaatttttaacTTTCAGTAGTTTTTGAGCCCGtgtagtaattttatttttcaatttaatgctAAGCATAATGGAATACTTGTGAATCCTCAAGAAAAGCTAATGGAATACTTGCGAATTTTTGTACATTGCTAATGAccctaaagaaaaaaataatttgaagtcaTATAAAGAAGCTACGGCGAAATGAAGTCAAATAATGCATTTGATGTATTACAATTTGCAAGGGATAACGGAAGTTGAATTGAGTTtatagccttttttttttcttctattgatTAGTATTGCTGCACAATTAATTCTAGGGAATAAATGGGAAAGAAAATATAGATAAGCaaggttttcttattttataattatttttaaaatcagatATAAAATAGGTATTATCGAACTAcctaatgttttattaaattaattatagtaatgaaaatatattaagttaCTCGTTGCAAACCTATAACTTCACTCACATTAGACTCAAGTCAATCAAATTATGTCTATTtcttaaataagttaaattaatacagtaaaaaaagaaattaatattatttgtaaaatttattgtGCTTACATCCAAGTTTCTTATATCAATAATACATAAGATTATGAATTAGTCCCGATTCCTGTATTTAATTTCAtgtttaaatattatgtttaattcatataaaatgaataagttttaattttaatttttgtaaaattattattttttattttcatacctcaaaaaatatgaaattattgtttttctattaccatattatcaataaaatatgtGATTAATTTCAATCAGACTTTTTTTTAGTGGCCAAcccattaattattatatgtttgatgaagATTTTAGTTAACATTCTCCAatgtttcattttgaattttttttagatctctaaaacaaaataaacattaagGATCAAATAGTAATTCACTAGAGGAATAAAAGTTAGTAAACTTTTTCACAGGACCAAAAtccaaattcattatttttacataaacaaaaaataatgatttaaaattttagaaaaatatatatattttttagaatgatTGAAATGAAAACTCATTTATTTCATAGAGGCTAAACTTATattcaaactta
This region of Glycine max cultivar Williams 82 chromosome 7, Glycine_max_v4.0, whole genome shotgun sequence genomic DNA includes:
- the LOC102661101 gene encoding uncharacterized protein isoform X2, with the translated sequence MVAALSYRTLSLVSMNTTLGLVIFKRSSNSFMDELNVVPESREAIGGGLYKLHHTLPLNVSEYILQALKPRTELLRLLYQQCHAMQEMTLDLCLPLLEEQ
- the LOC102661101 gene encoding uncharacterized protein isoform X1; the protein is MVAALSYRTLSLVSMNTTLGLVIFKRSSNSFMDELNVVPESREAIGGGLYKLHHTLPLNVSEYILQALKPRTPEITVSAMSCNARDDPGFVFATSGRAVSINYCSLVRESHILIVYVSIMFLFCLVCLKR